A window of the Blattabacterium cuenoti genome harbors these coding sequences:
- a CDS encoding lysophospholipid acyltransferase family protein, which yields MKYIQVPLIFLWRTWFFFINLFLVPLWAGVSIPFLFREKNYHIVYWFYQMWARSNLFLMGFWYVIEKDKEILDNNKQYIIISNHTSIIDIMLIFSIMRNHPLVFVGKSELAKLPFFGFVYKKTNILIDRNNLSSCIKVLKKIQNKIDSGKSICIFPEGRVSNSSTLLNPFKDGAFFIAIINKISIIPFTIADIKKKFPNFFVIKGCPGKIRVKQHHSISTKNLSLKDKNNLKKKCFDIIKYQLKIFNNKNVNK from the coding sequence ATGAAATATATACAAGTACCATTAATATTTTTGTGGAGAACTTGGTTCTTTTTTATTAATCTATTTTTAGTTCCTTTGTGGGCAGGAGTTTCTATTCCTTTTCTTTTTAGAGAAAAAAATTATCATATTGTATATTGGTTTTATCAAATGTGGGCTAGAAGTAATTTATTTTTAATGGGATTTTGGTATGTTATAGAAAAAGATAAAGAAATATTAGATAATAATAAACAATATATAATTATTAGTAATCATACTTCTATTATAGACATAATGTTAATTTTTTCTATAATGAGAAATCATCCATTAGTTTTTGTAGGAAAATCAGAATTAGCTAAACTACCTTTTTTTGGTTTTGTATACAAAAAAACTAATATTCTTATAGATAGAAATAATTTATCTAGTTGTATTAAAGTACTTAAAAAAATACAAAATAAAATAGATTCTGGAAAAAGTATATGTATTTTTCCAGAAGGAAGAGTTTCTAATTCTTCAACATTGTTAAATCCATTCAAGGATGGAGCTTTTTTTATTGCTATAATAAATAAAATATCAATAATACCATTTACTATAGCAGATATAAAAAAAAAATTTCCAAATTTTTTTGTTATTAAAGGATGTCCTGGTAAAATAAGAGTTAAACAACATCATTCAATATCTACAAAAAATCTTTCATTAAAAGATAAAAATAATTTAAAAAAAAAGTGTTTTGATATAATCAAATATCAATTAAAAATATTTAATAATAAAAATGTAAATAAATGA
- a CDS encoding ribonuclease HI, whose translation MNKKIHIYTDGSSKGNPGPGGYGIFIETFFKNLYYRKIFYEGYRYTTNNRMELLAVITGLKKINTKYNVTVFTDSKYIVNAVEEKWIYKWNNNNFLNKKNVDLWKEFLKLFLSNSMIIHWVKSHDDNYINNYCDQLSVKASKKKKLKVDYIYEKTCRKKIFNEKKIFV comes from the coding sequence ATGAATAAAAAAATTCACATTTATACAGATGGATCTTCAAAAGGTAATCCTGGACCAGGAGGTTATGGTATTTTTATTGAAACATTTTTTAAAAATCTTTATTATAGAAAAATTTTTTATGAAGGATATCGTTATACAACTAATAATAGAATGGAATTACTTGCTGTAATAACAGGATTAAAAAAAATAAATACAAAATATAATGTTACAGTATTTACTGATTCTAAATATATTGTTAATGCTGTAGAAGAAAAATGGATTTACAAGTGGAATAATAATAACTTTCTTAATAAAAAAAATGTAGATTTATGGAAAGAATTTTTAAAATTATTTTTATCAAATTCAATGATAATACATTGGGTAAAATCACACGATGATAATTATATAAATAATTATTGTGATCAATTGTCTGTTAAAGCATCTAAAAAAAAAAAATTAAAAGTTGATTACATATATGAAAAAACTTGTAGAAAAAAAATTTTTAATGAGAAAAAAATTTTTGTCTAA
- a CDS encoding TrmH family RNA methyltransferase gives MKILHNILHTDIKLKRLKKKKKFLVEGIREFKMAIKGNFIPIQIFICNKIFTQFYLIKNYRSIVNIINIKKFRRLAYRDNSDGIIVIFEEKPFNRLENYNIKKDYNNYLVLILDGIEKPGNLGAILRIAESAKFDIVILCNIKTYIFNPNVIRCSLGSVFTNNIIIEKIEYVLYWMKKNKFQIIVSGFKNNSNNLYDVNFPISNISIVFGSENKGVSNIWMKKAFKIIKIPMFGNIDSLNVNSAMSIITYEIIRQKFFSH, from the coding sequence ATGAAAATATTACATAATATTCTACACACAGATATAAAGTTAAAAAGATTGAAAAAAAAAAAAAAATTTTTAGTAGAAGGTATAAGAGAATTTAAAATGGCTATAAAAGGTAATTTTATTCCAATACAAATATTTATTTGTAATAAGATATTTACACAATTTTATTTAATAAAAAATTATAGATCTATTGTAAATATTATTAATATAAAAAAATTTCGTAGATTAGCTTATAGAGATAATTCAGATGGAATTATTGTAATATTTGAGGAAAAACCTTTTAATAGATTAGAAAATTATAATATAAAAAAAGATTATAATAATTATTTAGTTTTAATTTTAGATGGAATAGAAAAACCTGGTAATTTAGGTGCAATATTAAGAATTGCAGAATCAGCTAAATTTGATATTGTAATATTATGTAATATAAAAACTTATATTTTTAATCCTAATGTAATTAGATGTAGTTTAGGATCTGTATTTACAAATAATATTATAATAGAAAAAATTGAATATGTTTTATATTGGATGAAAAAAAATAAATTTCAAATTATTGTATCAGGATTTAAAAATAATTCTAATAATTTATATGATGTAAATTTTCCTATTTCTAATATTTCTATTGTATTTGGATCAGAAAATAAAGGTGTATCTAATATATGGATGAAAAAAGCCTTTAAAATTATAAAAATACCTATGTTTGGAAATATAGATTCTTTAAATGTAAATAGTGCAATGTCTATAATTACATACGAAATTATTAGACAAAAATTTTTTTCTCATTAA
- a CDS encoding deaminase, whose product MSFGYNKNPIKYEHECEDYYGNTKWYVLHAEANAILRLTYSSINIYSKNSPYTTIYVTHSPCKECSKLIYLSKIKRVVFLHIKNNNGLDLLKKLKIIVNQIFLK is encoded by the coding sequence ATTTCTTTTGGATATAATAAAAATCCAATTAAATATGAACATGAATGTGAAGATTATTATGGAAATACAAAATGGTATGTATTACATGCAGAAGCAAATGCAATATTAAGGTTAACATATTCATCAATAAATATATATAGTAAAAATTCACCATATACTACTATATATGTCACACATTCTCCATGTAAAGAATGTAGTAAATTAATATACCTTTCCAAAATTAAAAGAGTTGTATTTTTACATATAAAAAATAATAATGGATTAGATTTATTAAAAAAATTAAAAATAATAGTAAATCAAATTTTTTTAAAATAA
- the ureC gene encoding urease subunit alpha gives MKVNRKDYANMYGPTKGDKIRLGDTSLWIEIEKDYTTYGDECVFGGGKVIRDGMGQHPTATNKDGILDLVLTNAIIIDYWGIVKADIGIKNGIIVGIGKSGNPYFMDGVKSNMYIGTGTEVISSENLIVTAGSVDSHVHYICPQLFNVALESGTTTIIGGGSGPATGSIATNCTSGVWNIQKMLKNMDHIPINFIILANGNSSNHKSLIEQVEAGAGGLKIHEDWGSTPSVINKCLEVSEKLDIQVNIHTDSLNESGYIEDTIKLFENRTIHTYHTEGAGGGHAPDLLKVISKTNVLPSSTSPTMPYTHNTIDEHLDMLMICHHLDSNLPEDISFAKSRIRSETISAEGVLHDMGAISMVSSDSQAMGRIGEVVRRTWQTADKMKNQIGSITSNNDDINNDNFRVKRYISKYTINPSITHGISNYVGSINTGKMADLVLWKPSFFGVKPELVIKGGMIVYACVGDPNATIPSPQPFMYRKMFGYFDPKLSSIFVSSHTINNNDFFNKEEIKKQIKTIKGCRNLSKKDMILNGETPNIEIDPKTYSVYINGNKVESKPSKVLPLSQRYFLF, from the coding sequence ACATGTATGGGCCCACAAAAGGAGATAAAATACGTTTAGGAGATACTTCTTTGTGGATTGAAATAGAAAAAGATTATACTACTTATGGAGACGAATGTGTTTTTGGAGGAGGAAAGGTTATTAGGGATGGAATGGGACAACATCCTACTGCAACAAATAAAGATGGAATATTAGATTTGGTATTAACTAATGCAATAATAATAGATTATTGGGGGATTGTAAAAGCAGATATTGGAATAAAAAATGGAATTATTGTAGGTATAGGAAAATCAGGTAATCCATATTTTATGGATGGAGTTAAATCTAATATGTATATAGGAACAGGAACTGAAGTTATTTCATCAGAAAATTTAATTGTTACCGCTGGAAGTGTAGATAGTCATGTTCATTATATATGTCCACAATTATTTAACGTTGCATTAGAAAGTGGAACAACTACTATTATTGGGGGGGGATCTGGTCCAGCTACAGGAAGTATAGCAACAAATTGTACTTCAGGCGTTTGGAACATACAAAAAATGTTAAAAAATATGGATCATATTCCTATCAATTTTATTATTCTTGCTAATGGAAATAGTTCTAATCATAAATCTTTAATAGAACAAGTTGAAGCAGGAGCTGGAGGTTTAAAAATTCATGAAGATTGGGGAAGTACTCCTAGTGTTATTAATAAATGTTTAGAGGTTTCTGAAAAATTAGATATACAAGTTAATATCCATACAGATTCATTGAATGAATCTGGTTATATAGAAGATACAATAAAATTGTTTGAAAATAGAACAATACATACTTATCATACAGAAGGAGCTGGAGGTGGACATGCTCCTGATTTATTAAAAGTTATATCTAAAACTAATGTTTTGCCTTCTTCTACAAGTCCTACTATGCCTTATACTCATAATACCATAGACGAACATTTAGATATGTTAATGATTTGTCATCATTTAGATTCTAATTTACCAGAAGACATATCTTTTGCTAAATCTAGAATAAGATCTGAAACAATTAGTGCAGAAGGAGTTTTACATGATATGGGGGCTATTAGCATGGTTAGTTCAGATTCTCAAGCAATGGGAAGAATAGGTGAAGTAGTTAGAAGAACATGGCAAACTGCTGATAAAATGAAAAATCAGATAGGATCAATAACAAGTAATAATGATGATATTAACAATGATAATTTTAGAGTAAAACGATATATTTCCAAGTATACAATAAATCCATCTATTACTCATGGTATATCCAATTATGTAGGATCTATTAATACGGGGAAAATGGCTGATTTAGTTTTATGGAAACCATCATTTTTTGGAGTAAAACCTGAATTAGTTATAAAAGGAGGAATGATTGTTTATGCTTGTGTAGGAGATCCTAATGCAACTATTCCTAGTCCTCAACCATTTATGTATAGAAAAATGTTTGGTTATTTTGACCCAAAATTAAGTAGTATATTCGTTTCTTCTCATACAATTAATAATAATGATTTTTTTAATAAAGAAGAAATAAAAAAACAAATAAAAACTATAAAAGGATGTCGTAATTTATCTAAAAAAGATATGATATTGAATGGAGAAACTCCTAATATAGAAATAGATCCTAAAACATATTCTGTTTATATTAACGGAAATAAAGTTGAATCTAAACCATCTAAAGTATTACCACTTTCTCAAAGATATTTTTTATTTTGA